One genomic window of Prochlorococcus marinus str. NATL2A includes the following:
- a CDS encoding galactose mutarotase — translation MTVSFEKKIKPYPHWEYSNPEFDSSIRIVPERGGLITEWRSEGKELLYFDLERFLDKDKSVRGGIPILFPICGDLSEGYSNGGKKYFLKQHGFARDLPWSINLLKDKLGIRLKLTDTKDSRSYFPFFFTLWMDVCLKEKSLQISIKIHNQSQESMPFSFGLHPYFQVSNTQKIKIDGLPEKCIDQTNMKVTNVSDQIRILDKGVDFLSYPSSSVKMFDFLSRNVIELIHQEPMDTTVIWTDPPRQMVCLEPWTSPRNSLITGDRKLEIKPEEYIDLSTTFQHNSF, via the coding sequence ATGACCGTCAGTTTCGAAAAAAAGATAAAGCCTTATCCTCATTGGGAATATTCAAACCCTGAATTCGATTCATCAATAAGAATTGTCCCTGAAAGAGGAGGGTTGATTACTGAATGGCGCAGCGAAGGGAAGGAACTTTTGTACTTTGATTTAGAGCGTTTTCTAGACAAAGATAAAAGTGTCAGAGGAGGAATACCTATCCTTTTTCCCATATGCGGTGATTTGTCTGAGGGCTATTCAAATGGCGGCAAGAAGTATTTTTTAAAACAGCATGGTTTTGCAAGAGATTTACCTTGGTCAATAAATTTGTTAAAAGATAAACTAGGAATAAGACTTAAACTCACTGATACAAAGGATTCACGTTCTTATTTTCCCTTCTTTTTTACTTTGTGGATGGACGTGTGCTTGAAAGAAAAAAGTCTTCAAATATCAATTAAAATCCACAATCAGAGTCAAGAGTCTATGCCTTTCAGTTTTGGTCTGCATCCATATTTTCAAGTTTCAAATACACAAAAAATAAAGATAGATGGTTTGCCTGAAAAATGTATTGATCAAACTAATATGAAAGTTACTAATGTCTCTGATCAGATAAGGATTTTAGATAAAGGTGTTGATTTTCTTTCTTATCCTTCTTCTTCGGTTAAAATGTTTGATTTTTTATCTAGGAATGTAATTGAATTAATTCATCAAGAGCCTATGGATACAACAGTCATATGGACTGACCCTCCTAGACAAATGGTTTGTCTAGAGCCTTGGACTAGCCCAAGGAATTCCCTGATTACTGGAGATAGAAAGCTGGAAATCAAGCCAGAAGAATATATAGATTTATCTACCACTTTTCAGCATAATTCTTTTTAG
- a CDS encoding alpha/beta fold hydrolase, giving the protein MVSSVVETKLSDWKFLGHSVHSLSIIPEAHKTKTDEEKGPAILLIHGFGASTTHWRYNLPVLGKKYEVHALDLLGFGKSSKPSGLAYGGPLWKDQIVAYVKEKIGRPTILVGNSLGGYAALASGAAMGPEAAGVVLLNAAGYFSEDKKTTKGTWATARKTVAGIFLKNALLQRIIFENLRQPSTIKRTLNQVYIDTSNVDDELVEAIRKPSLDKGAFNVFKSVFDPAGPQGKPLDELFSQLKAPLLLLWGNRDPWMNAPGKRATYKKHTPTNTKEVVLDAGHCPHDEVPDQVNSALLEWINQL; this is encoded by the coding sequence ATGGTTTCCTCAGTGGTAGAAACAAAACTTTCTGATTGGAAATTCTTAGGTCATTCCGTTCATAGTCTGAGCATTATTCCTGAAGCTCATAAAACCAAGACTGATGAAGAAAAAGGTCCAGCAATTCTTTTAATTCATGGCTTTGGTGCCTCCACAACTCATTGGAGGTACAACTTACCAGTACTAGGAAAGAAGTATGAAGTTCACGCTTTAGATCTTCTCGGGTTTGGTAAAAGCTCCAAACCGAGTGGTCTTGCTTATGGAGGCCCACTTTGGAAAGATCAAATAGTTGCTTACGTAAAAGAAAAAATTGGGAGACCTACAATTCTTGTAGGTAACTCTCTAGGGGGATATGCTGCGCTTGCTAGTGGTGCGGCGATGGGTCCAGAAGCAGCAGGTGTGGTTTTATTAAATGCTGCGGGTTATTTCAGTGAAGACAAGAAAACAACTAAAGGAACTTGGGCGACAGCAAGAAAAACTGTTGCTGGTATCTTTCTCAAAAATGCTCTGTTGCAAAGAATAATTTTTGAAAACCTTAGACAACCTTCAACAATTAAACGTACCTTAAATCAAGTTTATATTGATACATCTAACGTTGATGATGAACTAGTAGAAGCGATTCGAAAACCATCTTTGGATAAGGGTGCTTTTAATGTCTTCAAAAGTGTTTTCGATCCAGCAGGACCTCAGGGAAAACCACTTGATGAGTTATTTTCTCAGTTGAAGGCACCATTGTTATTGCTTTGGGGTAATAGAGATCCTTGGATGAATGCCCCTGGTAAAAGGGCTACTTATAAAAAACACACTCCTACAAATACAAAAGAAGTTGTTTTAGACGCTGGTCATTGTCCGCATGATGAAGTGCCCGATCAGGTTAATTCCGCTCTTTTAGAATGGATTAATCAGCTCTAA
- a CDS encoding cation:proton antiporter — translation MVLTPLVSALNTHDVEVAETLIGVINFLMIFVAARTLAEILVRLSLPTIVGELLAGVLIGASGLHLLLPPSAHAELNQGFVSVISTLASVPKEAVPDIYFETFPSLQAVATLGLYALLFLTGLESELEELVAVGAQAFTVAMAGVILPFAFGTFGLMFIFQVDIIPAIFAGASMTATSIGITASVFGELGYLKTREGQIVIGAAVLDDILGIVILAVVVALATGGSLQIAPIVKLVLAATVFVFAAIALSRTAAPAFDWLLERLKAPGAVVVASFVILVLSCFVATAIGLEAALGAFAAGLILSSSKNNHAIQQSVLPLVSLFATIFFVLVGAGMDLSVINPLDPQSRSALIVAGFLFIVAIVGKIAAGWCFVIDKPTNRLVVGLGMMPRGEVGLIFLGLGTSAGLLTPSLEAAILLMVIGTTFLAPVLLRVVLKDKPPSGGNSIPDEIAADPVGLV, via the coding sequence ATGGTATTAACTCCTTTAGTCTCAGCACTTAATACTCATGATGTTGAGGTAGCGGAAACGCTGATAGGGGTCATTAATTTCTTGATGATCTTTGTTGCGGCAAGGACTTTGGCTGAAATCTTGGTTCGACTAAGTTTGCCTACCATAGTCGGTGAACTTCTTGCGGGAGTTTTAATTGGTGCCTCAGGATTACATCTTTTATTGCCGCCTAGTGCTCATGCTGAGTTGAATCAAGGTTTTGTTTCTGTTATTAGCACCCTTGCTTCAGTACCCAAAGAAGCAGTCCCAGATATTTATTTTGAAACTTTTCCATCATTACAAGCCGTAGCAACTTTAGGGCTATACGCTTTGTTATTTCTGACCGGACTGGAGAGTGAATTAGAGGAACTTGTAGCAGTTGGAGCACAAGCTTTCACTGTTGCAATGGCAGGAGTGATTTTGCCATTTGCTTTTGGAACTTTTGGATTAATGTTTATTTTCCAAGTAGATATCATTCCTGCAATATTTGCTGGTGCATCTATGACCGCGACAAGTATTGGTATTACTGCAAGTGTTTTTGGTGAGCTTGGTTATTTAAAAACTCGTGAGGGTCAAATTGTTATTGGCGCAGCAGTATTAGATGACATACTTGGAATTGTTATTCTTGCAGTTGTTGTAGCTCTTGCGACGGGAGGATCATTACAAATTGCTCCCATTGTCAAATTAGTACTTGCTGCAACTGTTTTTGTATTTGCTGCAATTGCTTTAAGTCGAACAGCTGCTCCAGCCTTTGATTGGTTGCTTGAGAGACTTAAAGCTCCCGGAGCGGTTGTTGTAGCTTCTTTTGTGATACTAGTCTTGAGCTGTTTTGTTGCTACTGCTATAGGTTTAGAAGCTGCTTTGGGTGCTTTTGCTGCTGGATTGATACTAAGTAGTTCAAAAAATAATCACGCAATTCAACAATCTGTTTTGCCATTAGTATCGCTCTTCGCAACTATTTTCTTTGTACTTGTTGGAGCAGGTATGGATCTTTCTGTGATCAATCCTCTTGATCCACAGAGTCGCTCTGCTCTAATCGTGGCTGGTTTTTTATTTATTGTGGCAATTGTCGGGAAAATCGCTGCTGGCTGGTGCTTTGTCATTGATAAACCAACAAATAGATTAGTAGTTGGCCTGGGAATGATGCCTCGAGGTGAGGTCGGATTGATTTTTCTAGGATTGGGAACAAGTGCTGGTTTGCTTACCCCTTCTCTTGAGGCTGCAATATTGTTAATGGTTATTGGAACAACATTTTTAGCACCTGTTTTGCTTAGAGTTGTTTTGAAAGATAAACCCCCTTCAGGAGGCAACTCTATTCCTGATGAGATTGCAGCTGATCCAGTTGGATTGGTTTAA
- a CDS encoding glycogen/starch/alpha-glucan phosphorylase: MSSSQSLDLRLPTPGCYADPVRAGMDADAVFDGMTEHLFFTLGKLATSASLRDLYMALSFAVRDRLMSRYLTSQETIRARPQKTVAYLSAEFLIGPQLNNNLLNLGIKKEAEEALKRFGIESLNEILEVEEEPGLGNGGLGRLAACYMESLASLQVPAVGYGIRYEFGIFNQLIRDGWQVEVTDKWLKGGWPWELPQPDEACLVGFGGQTESYTDDNGNYRSRWIPSEHAIGVPHDVPVLGYRVNSCDRLRLWRADATESFDFYAFNIGDYYGAVEEKVASETLSKVLYPNDGTDEGRRLRLKQQHFFVSCSLQDMLRSLEKRSIAVEEFPNHWTVQLNDTHPAIAVAELMRLLIDQHRLDWDKAWEITNRSVAYTNHTLLPEALEKWDLSLFKNLLPRHLELIYEINRRFLQQVRLKYPGNDLILRKLSIIDEEGGKAIRMAHLATIGAHHVNGVAALHSDLIKRQLLPEFAQLWPEKFTNVTNGVTPRRWVALANPELSKLLDKEIGPNWITNMDLLLELEKKENDSNFLDLFASAKLSGKRKLAGYIHRQTGVLVDPSSLFDVQVKRIHQYKRQHLNALQVIAQYLRIKNGITKNIAPRTVIFGGKAAPGYFMAKLMIRFINGIADVVNADPDMDGLLRVVFLPDYNVKLGEQVYPATDLSEQISTAGKEASGTGNMKFAMNGALTIGTLDGANVEIRDRVGAENFFLFGKTESEIMELRDQGYSPNSFIAESNELQETLKLIEVGHFSNGDSELFRPIINILTGNDPFFVMADFDDYLRAQDEVSKAWKKSKKWNRMALLNTARSGFFSSDRSIREYCQSIWKVKPLPVEISCEK, translated from the coding sequence ATGAGCAGCTCCCAGTCACTAGACCTGCGTCTACCGACCCCAGGATGCTATGCGGATCCTGTTCGGGCTGGCATGGATGCTGATGCTGTCTTCGATGGAATGACTGAGCATCTCTTTTTTACTCTCGGCAAACTGGCTACATCAGCAAGTCTCAGAGATCTCTATATGGCTTTGAGCTTTGCTGTTAGAGACAGATTGATGAGTAGATATTTAACTAGTCAAGAGACAATCAGAGCAAGACCTCAAAAAACAGTCGCATATCTTTCAGCTGAATTTCTAATTGGACCTCAACTAAATAATAATTTACTCAATCTTGGCATCAAAAAAGAGGCAGAAGAAGCTCTTAAAAGGTTTGGAATTGAATCTTTAAATGAGATATTGGAAGTAGAAGAGGAGCCTGGCCTTGGGAATGGAGGATTAGGGAGACTTGCAGCTTGCTATATGGAATCACTTGCAAGTCTTCAGGTTCCTGCCGTGGGATATGGAATTAGGTACGAATTTGGGATTTTCAATCAATTAATTAGAGATGGTTGGCAAGTCGAAGTTACTGACAAATGGCTCAAAGGTGGATGGCCTTGGGAATTACCCCAACCAGATGAAGCTTGCTTAGTCGGTTTTGGAGGGCAAACTGAAAGTTATACAGATGACAATGGAAATTATCGCTCTCGATGGATTCCAAGCGAACACGCTATTGGTGTTCCACATGATGTGCCTGTTCTTGGTTATCGAGTAAACAGCTGCGATCGATTGAGATTATGGAGAGCTGATGCAACCGAAAGTTTTGATTTCTACGCTTTCAATATTGGCGATTACTACGGAGCTGTAGAAGAGAAAGTAGCCTCAGAAACACTATCAAAAGTTCTATACCCCAATGATGGAACTGACGAAGGAAGAAGACTACGCTTGAAGCAACAACACTTCTTCGTAAGTTGTTCCCTTCAGGATATGCTTAGAAGTTTAGAAAAGCGGTCAATAGCTGTTGAGGAGTTTCCGAATCACTGGACAGTTCAACTAAATGACACTCATCCAGCTATTGCAGTAGCAGAGTTAATGAGACTATTAATTGATCAACATAGATTGGATTGGGATAAAGCCTGGGAAATTACCAATAGATCCGTTGCATATACAAACCACACTTTGTTGCCCGAAGCTCTTGAGAAATGGGACCTTAGCCTATTTAAAAATTTATTGCCTAGACATTTAGAACTTATTTATGAAATAAATAGACGATTCTTACAACAAGTAAGACTCAAGTATCCAGGCAATGACTTGATTTTAAGGAAGCTTTCAATTATTGATGAAGAAGGAGGGAAAGCTATACGAATGGCACATTTAGCAACAATTGGAGCACATCATGTCAATGGAGTAGCAGCTCTTCATTCAGATTTAATCAAGAGACAATTACTACCTGAATTTGCACAACTCTGGCCTGAGAAATTCACTAATGTCACTAATGGAGTTACTCCACGTCGATGGGTAGCTTTAGCAAATCCTGAACTTTCTAAACTTCTTGACAAAGAGATTGGTCCTAATTGGATTACCAATATGGACCTACTACTAGAGTTAGAAAAAAAAGAAAATGACTCTAACTTTTTAGATCTTTTTGCATCGGCTAAGCTATCTGGCAAAAGGAAACTAGCCGGCTATATTCATAGACAAACTGGAGTTTTAGTAGATCCCTCAAGTTTATTTGATGTTCAAGTTAAAAGAATTCACCAGTATAAAAGACAGCATTTGAATGCTTTGCAAGTCATCGCACAATATCTAAGAATTAAAAATGGAATAACAAAAAATATTGCACCTCGTACTGTCATTTTTGGTGGTAAAGCTGCGCCAGGTTATTTCATGGCGAAGTTAATGATTAGATTTATCAATGGAATTGCAGATGTAGTTAATGCAGACCCAGATATGGATGGATTACTAAGGGTAGTTTTTCTTCCCGATTACAATGTAAAGCTAGGTGAGCAAGTCTATCCCGCAACTGATCTCTCTGAGCAGATTTCAACTGCGGGGAAAGAAGCCTCAGGAACTGGAAATATGAAATTCGCTATGAATGGTGCGTTAACAATTGGAACTCTTGATGGAGCTAATGTAGAAATCAGGGATAGAGTTGGCGCAGAAAATTTCTTTTTGTTTGGTAAGACAGAATCAGAAATCATGGAATTAAGAGATCAAGGATATAGTCCAAATAGTTTTATTGCCGAATCAAATGAACTACAAGAAACTCTTAAGTTAATAGAAGTTGGGCATTTTAGTAACGGGGATAGTGAACTTTTTAGACCAATAATAAATATCTTGACAGGGAACGATCCTTTCTTTGTTATGGCTGATTTTGATGATTACCTTCGTGCACAAGATGAGGTTAGTAAAGCTTGGAAAAAAAGTAAAAAATGGAATCGTATGGCATTGCTAAATACAGCAAGATCTGGGTTTTTCTCATCAGACAGATCAATTAGAGAATACTGTCAATCAATATGGAAAGTTAAACCATTACCTGTAGAGATAAGTTGTGAAAAATAA
- the rnc gene encoding ribonuclease III, translated as MKISNHRVEEIINFIKGLKLDQKFQKEFTKEKIKNILYINESLTHSSANSEINYENLEFLGDAVLRLIASDFIKNKYPYMQVGERSELRSHLVSDLWLEEVGKKIEINSVLVIGNKALRDKSANATIQAEATEALIGALYESLTIVEPIKDWLIPFWEEKSKEVLADPHKKNYKSALQELTQSKGLSIPIYKTIEIDKKHDNPKRFFCNVYVKNRSIAEGSGKSIKQAEKNAASKALKYFENNVIDQ; from the coding sequence ATGAAAATTTCAAATCACAGAGTAGAAGAAATAATTAATTTTATTAAAGGTCTAAAGTTAGATCAAAAATTTCAAAAGGAGTTTACTAAAGAAAAAATAAAAAATATTTTATATATTAATGAATCACTTACTCATAGTTCCGCAAATAGTGAAATTAATTATGAAAATCTTGAATTTCTTGGAGACGCAGTTCTAAGACTCATTGCTTCAGATTTCATAAAAAATAAATATCCATATATGCAAGTAGGAGAAAGATCTGAACTTCGTTCACATCTTGTAAGTGATCTATGGCTAGAAGAAGTTGGTAAAAAAATAGAAATCAACAGTGTATTAGTAATTGGGAATAAAGCCCTTAGAGATAAATCAGCAAACGCAACTATTCAAGCAGAAGCAACTGAAGCATTAATAGGAGCTTTGTATGAAAGCCTTACTATTGTAGAACCTATAAAAGATTGGCTTATTCCATTCTGGGAAGAAAAAAGTAAAGAAGTTCTAGCTGATCCTCATAAGAAGAATTACAAATCAGCACTTCAAGAATTGACTCAAAGTAAAGGCTTATCAATTCCCATATATAAAACAATTGAAATTGACAAAAAGCATGACAATCCAAAACGATTTTTTTGTAATGTTTATGTCAAAAACCGATCAATAGCTGAAGGAAGTGGAAAGTCAATTAAACAAGCAGAGAAAAATGCTGCCAGTAAAGCATTGAAGTATTTCGAGAACAATGTAATTGATCAGTAA
- a CDS encoding NAD(P)H dehydrogenase subunit NdhS gives MTDSKDPILPGTTVTVNNQDSIYNGYEGFVQRISGDKAAVLFEGGNWDKLLTLPLKDLKKS, from the coding sequence ATGACTGATTCAAAAGATCCTATTCTTCCTGGGACAACAGTAACTGTTAATAACCAAGATTCAATTTACAATGGTTATGAAGGGTTTGTTCAAAGAATAAGCGGTGATAAAGCGGCAGTACTTTTTGAAGGTGGTAATTGGGATAAATTGTTGACACTACCTTTGAAAGATCTTAAGAAAAGCTGA
- the rimM gene encoding ribosome maturation factor RimM (Essential for efficient processing of 16S rRNA) translates to MFEKDKWMTIGEIVAPQGLRGDLRIKPSSDFPERFTKPGKRWIQKTDELPTEIKLTKGKLIPGKSIYVLSIEGVSTRSSAEEIIGWKLVIPIDSRPMLSKDEYHYHDLIGLEARRGPSKALIGYVTDLIKGGNDLLEIELVEGKKVLVPFVKEIVPEIEIKEKWLLINPPPGLLEL, encoded by the coding sequence ATGTTCGAAAAAGATAAATGGATGACAATAGGTGAAATTGTTGCTCCGCAAGGGTTAAGAGGAGATCTTCGAATTAAACCTAGCAGCGACTTTCCTGAAAGATTTACAAAACCTGGGAAGAGATGGATTCAAAAAACTGATGAATTGCCTACTGAAATCAAATTAACAAAAGGGAAGCTTATTCCAGGTAAGTCAATCTATGTACTTTCAATCGAGGGAGTATCTACTAGAAGTTCTGCAGAAGAAATTATTGGTTGGAAATTAGTCATACCAATTGATAGCAGACCGATGTTGAGTAAAGATGAGTACCATTACCATGATTTAATTGGTTTAGAAGCAAGAAGAGGTCCAAGTAAAGCTCTAATTGGTTATGTAACTGACTTAATCAAAGGAGGTAATGACCTTCTAGAGATAGAGTTAGTGGAAGGTAAAAAAGTTTTGGTACCTTTTGTTAAAGAAATTGTCCCAGAAATAGAAATCAAAGAAAAATGGCTGCTAATCAACCCACCCCCTGGCTTATTGGAACTCTAA
- a CDS encoding mannose-1-phosphate guanylyltransferase/mannose-6-phosphate isomerase, translating to MNITDHSIIPVILSGGSGTRLWPLSRESYPKQFLALDSRTKKTLLQKTYERLLGLEGLENPILICNEDHRFIVAEQFREINTDPQAIILEPVGRNTAPAIAVAALQAISLGKDPLLLILAADHLIENNVEFQRVIQSAKIYANQGSLVTFGIVPTSAETGYGYIETKEFPTKENQKIGLEINKFIEKPNKDIAEKLIKDSRYTWNSGMFLFKASTIISELKKFAPEILNYCKIALEKDIEDLDFLRLETESFKQCPKISIDVAVMEKTNLGIVLPLNVGWNDIGSWKSLWDISKKNNDGNYINGRIIAEKSKNCYLKSEQRLIVGIGIENLIVVDTNDAILVANRDQSQNIGNIVKNLTSTAFPEGKMHKKIYRPWGNYTTIVEGNRWLVKLIEVKPNASLSLQMHHHRAEHWVVVNGTALIEKNGEQQLLSENESTFIPLGCKHRLSNPGKMRLELIEVQSGTYLDEEDIIRFEDSYGRIKNQN from the coding sequence ATGAACATAACTGATCACTCAATAATTCCTGTAATTCTTAGTGGTGGATCAGGAACAAGACTTTGGCCACTTTCTCGAGAAAGTTATCCTAAGCAATTTCTAGCATTAGATTCACGCACAAAAAAAACACTTTTGCAGAAAACTTATGAAAGGCTTCTAGGTTTAGAGGGACTAGAAAATCCTATATTAATATGCAATGAAGATCACAGATTTATAGTTGCAGAGCAATTTAGAGAGATAAATACTGATCCTCAAGCAATTATTTTAGAACCCGTAGGACGTAACACAGCTCCAGCAATAGCAGTTGCTGCTCTTCAAGCAATTTCTTTAGGTAAAGACCCTTTACTATTGATTTTGGCTGCTGATCACTTGATAGAGAATAACGTTGAATTTCAAAGAGTAATTCAATCTGCAAAAATATATGCAAATCAAGGAAGTCTAGTAACTTTTGGTATAGTTCCAACAAGCGCAGAAACTGGTTACGGTTATATTGAAACAAAAGAATTTCCTACCAAAGAAAATCAAAAAATTGGTTTAGAGATAAACAAATTTATAGAAAAGCCTAATAAAGATATAGCTGAGAAATTAATCAAAGATTCTCGCTATACATGGAATAGTGGTATGTTTCTTTTTAAAGCGAGTACGATAATTAGTGAATTAAAAAAATTCGCTCCAGAGATACTTAATTATTGCAAAATTGCTCTCGAGAAAGATATAGAAGATCTTGATTTTCTACGTTTAGAAACTGAATCCTTCAAGCAATGTCCCAAAATATCTATAGATGTTGCAGTGATGGAAAAAACGAATTTAGGAATCGTTCTTCCTCTAAATGTTGGATGGAATGATATAGGAAGTTGGAAATCTTTATGGGATATTAGCAAAAAAAATAATGATGGAAACTATATAAATGGGAGAATAATAGCTGAAAAAAGTAAAAACTGTTATTTAAAAAGTGAACAACGTCTAATTGTAGGAATAGGGATAGAAAATCTAATAGTTGTTGATACAAATGATGCTATATTAGTAGCCAATAGAGATCAATCTCAAAATATTGGAAATATAGTCAAAAATCTAACTTCGACGGCATTTCCAGAAGGGAAAATGCATAAAAAAATCTATCGACCATGGGGTAATTACACTACAATTGTCGAGGGAAATAGATGGCTAGTGAAACTCATAGAGGTAAAACCAAATGCTTCTCTTTCTTTACAAATGCATCATCATAGAGCTGAACACTGGGTTGTAGTTAATGGAACAGCCTTGATAGAAAAAAATGGAGAACAACAACTTTTAAGTGAAAATGAAAGTACATTTATCCCTTTAGGTTGCAAACATAGATTAAGTAATCCAGGGAAAATGAGACTTGAACTTATTGAAGTTCAAAGCGGAACGTATTTAGACGAAGAAGACATCATTCGTTTTGAAGATTCTTATGGCAGAATAAAAAATCAGAATTAA
- the glmS gene encoding glutamine--fructose-6-phosphate transaminase (isomerizing) yields the protein MCGIFAVIGSREVSSLLIDGLRKLEYRGYDSAGIATIDNLNNDQIGQLNVTKAKGKLINLSNLIKKKPPKGHVGIAHTRWATHGKPNERNAHPHLDFSGQIAVVQNGIIENYRDLSNSLKLKGIKLTSETDTEIIPHLIGLEIEHYLANGLSPNEQTLLIAVQKVLTLLEGTYSIAVIWSKAPNALVVARGQAPLVLGFGEGEFFCASDTPALTGFTRTFLPLRDHESALLTPLGIELYDDDGKRQHRAPSIIEGAEFFADKRNFRHFMLKEIYEQPETAQQWIDRFLPMDLPSENPIAMPVSKSILENIEQIQILACGTSRHAGMVGAYLLEQFAGVPTKVYFASEFRYAPPPLSPHTLTIGVSQSGETADTLAALRMEKERRDSTQDPNFSFHQLGITNRVDSSFGRELENVIDIGSGIEIGVAATKTFLGQMLSFYGLTILFASHRQKRKSQEILDLSNDLRLIPKQLTNLIKKHDSLSKEIAHLFVETKDVIFLGRGINYPIALEGALKLKEISYIHAQGYPAGELKHGPIALLDQHVPVVSIAVPGVVYEKVLSNSQEAKARDARLIGVSTHRSESEMFDELFTIPKVSEWVSPLLTVVPLQLFSYHIAAHKGLDVDQPRNLAKSVTVE from the coding sequence ATGTGTGGCATATTTGCTGTTATTGGATCAAGAGAAGTTTCTTCTTTACTTATTGATGGATTAAGAAAATTGGAATATCGCGGTTATGACTCTGCAGGTATAGCAACAATTGACAATTTAAATAACGATCAAATTGGACAACTAAATGTCACAAAAGCAAAAGGAAAGCTAATTAATCTATCAAACTTAATTAAAAAAAAGCCTCCAAAAGGTCATGTTGGTATCGCCCATACTAGATGGGCTACTCACGGTAAACCTAATGAAAGAAATGCCCATCCTCATCTTGATTTCTCAGGGCAAATTGCAGTTGTGCAAAATGGGATTATCGAGAATTACAGAGATTTATCTAACAGCCTGAAACTTAAAGGAATCAAATTAACCTCGGAAACTGACACTGAAATAATTCCACATTTAATCGGTCTAGAGATAGAACACTATCTTGCAAATGGACTTTCCCCTAATGAACAAACATTATTAATCGCTGTTCAAAAAGTTTTGACTTTATTAGAAGGGACTTATTCCATAGCTGTGATTTGGTCCAAGGCACCCAATGCTTTAGTGGTTGCTAGAGGACAAGCACCATTAGTTCTTGGCTTTGGCGAGGGTGAGTTTTTTTGTGCAAGTGATACGCCAGCATTAACAGGATTTACCCGTACATTTTTACCTTTGAGGGATCACGAAAGTGCACTTTTAACTCCACTAGGAATTGAACTTTATGATGATGATGGAAAGAGGCAGCATAGAGCACCGTCGATCATAGAGGGCGCGGAATTTTTTGCGGATAAAAGAAATTTCCGTCATTTCATGCTTAAAGAAATTTATGAGCAGCCAGAGACTGCACAACAATGGATAGATAGATTTTTGCCAATGGACTTGCCTTCCGAAAATCCAATAGCTATGCCGGTATCTAAATCGATCCTTGAGAATATAGAACAAATACAAATACTTGCCTGTGGCACGAGCAGACACGCAGGTATGGTTGGTGCTTACTTGTTAGAACAGTTTGCAGGGGTCCCTACAAAGGTATATTTCGCGAGTGAATTTCGGTATGCTCCCCCTCCACTTTCCCCCCATACTTTGACAATAGGAGTAAGTCAATCAGGCGAAACGGCAGATACGTTAGCTGCCTTAAGGATGGAAAAGGAGAGAAGAGATTCGACTCAAGATCCTAATTTTTCTTTTCATCAATTGGGAATTACTAATAGGGTTGATAGTTCATTTGGTCGTGAACTAGAAAATGTTATTGATATTGGATCAGGCATTGAAATAGGTGTTGCAGCCACCAAAACCTTTCTGGGTCAAATGTTGTCCTTTTATGGTTTGACAATTTTATTTGCATCACATAGACAAAAAAGAAAATCTCAAGAAATTTTAGATCTCTCTAATGATTTGAGATTAATTCCTAAACAGCTAACAAATCTTATAAAAAAACATGATTCTCTCTCTAAGGAAATAGCACATTTGTTTGTTGAAACAAAGGATGTAATTTTTTTGGGTAGAGGAATAAATTATCCAATTGCACTTGAAGGTGCTCTAAAACTTAAGGAAATAAGCTACATCCATGCGCAAGGCTATCCAGCTGGAGAGCTCAAACACGGACCAATAGCACTTTTAGATCAACATGTTCCAGTGGTATCTATAGCTGTCCCGGGGGTCGTGTATGAAAAGGTACTTAGTAACTCGCAAGAGGCTAAAGCTAGAGATGCCCGTTTAATTGGGGTGTCTACACATCGATCTGAATCGGAAATGTTTGATGAATTATTTACTATTCCAAAAGTTAGTGAATGGGTAAGCCCCCTATTAACTGTTGTACCTTTACAGCTATTTAGTTATCACATAGCAGCTCATAAAGGGTTAGATGTTGATCAGCCGCGGAATTTAGCCAAAAGTGTAACCGTTGAATAA